In one window of Agromyces badenianii DNA:
- a CDS encoding VOC family protein → MTATSIFVNLPTTDLERSKSFYEALGFSINPLFTDENAACVVLSDTIYFMVLTREYLGTFTDKQIIDPKTQAQVSIALSRDSRESVDDVLAKGLAAGGSEPREAQDYGFMYSRDLDDPDGNNLSFLFMEPAAAEKGPEAYMAEQGAAATA, encoded by the coding sequence ATGACCGCAACCAGCATTTTCGTAAACCTGCCCACCACCGACCTCGAGCGCTCGAAGAGCTTCTACGAGGCGCTCGGGTTCAGCATCAACCCGCTCTTCACCGACGAGAACGCCGCGTGCGTCGTGCTCAGCGACACCATCTACTTCATGGTGCTCACGCGCGAGTACCTCGGCACGTTCACCGACAAGCAGATCATCGACCCGAAGACGCAGGCGCAGGTGTCCATCGCGCTGAGCCGCGACTCCCGTGAATCGGTCGACGACGTGCTTGCGAAGGGCCTCGCCGCAGGCGGCAGCGAGCCGCGCGAGGCGCAGGACTACGGCTTCATGTACTCGCGCGACCTCGACGACCCCGACGGCAACAACCTCTCCTTCCTCTTCATGGAGCCCGCCGCAGCCGAGAAGGGCCCCGAGGCGTACATGGCCGAGCAGGGCGCCGCTGCGACGGCCTGA
- a CDS encoding winged helix-turn-helix transcriptional regulator, whose product MASRGVRGFGQYGGAARALERVGDRWALLIVRDLLVGPRRYGDLKASLPRIPTNILSDRLKELQESGVLRRVPTVRGGYELTALGRGLEPVVLALERWGWSVLGEPGIGETVGADALAVSLRAAFRPDAAASLPPTEYVLHVGDVSLSAIVVGGTLDIVPIGAGALPQPRRRSAFEPVPEAVLELELTPVALRELLSGDVGTHFDGDQELLDRFTRTFRIEPGEPESGAAGAAVA is encoded by the coding sequence ATGGCCTCACGCGGCGTGCGCGGCTTCGGCCAGTACGGCGGAGCGGCCCGGGCACTCGAGCGGGTCGGGGATCGATGGGCGCTGCTCATCGTCCGCGACCTGCTCGTCGGCCCCCGCCGCTACGGCGACCTGAAGGCCTCGTTGCCCAGAATCCCGACCAACATCCTGAGCGACCGGCTCAAGGAGCTGCAGGAGTCCGGCGTGCTGCGCCGGGTGCCCACCGTGCGCGGCGGGTACGAACTCACCGCGCTCGGTCGCGGGCTCGAGCCGGTCGTGCTCGCCCTCGAACGCTGGGGCTGGTCGGTGCTCGGCGAGCCCGGCATCGGCGAGACGGTCGGCGCCGATGCGCTCGCGGTCTCGTTGCGTGCGGCATTCCGGCCGGATGCCGCGGCGTCGCTGCCGCCGACCGAGTACGTGCTGCACGTGGGTGACGTCTCACTCTCGGCGATCGTGGTGGGCGGCACGCTCGACATCGTGCCGATCGGGGCGGGAGCGTTGCCGCAACCGAGGCGGCGTTCGGCGTTCGAGCCGGTGCCGGAGGCGGTGCTCGAACTCGAGCTGACGCCCGTCGCGCTCCGCGAGCTGCTGTCGGGTGACGTGGGCACGCACTTCGACGGCGACCAGGAGCTGCTCGACCGCTTCACGCGGACCTTCCGCATCGAGCCAGGGGAACCCGAATCCGGCGCGGCGGGCGCGGCGGTCGCCTAG
- a CDS encoding NAD(P)/FAD-dependent oxidoreductase: MGTTVFERRRPPASVVSHSLERTARSVFWLDDLPAGAVGGRPKLAGHRVADLVIVGGGYTGLWSAVLAKRRNPNARVVLVEAKSIGWAASGRNGGFCEASLTHGQENGMARWPKEMATLDRLGLANLDAIEAAEADYGMDFHFERTGQLAPAVEEHQVEWLREWHAEATERGEEGVVYLDEHEAQAAVASPTYLAAVWEQRTNGMLHPARLASELARVAEELGVEIFEHSPVKRLDTPGSTGAVSMITDDGRVDAERAVLATNVFPSLVKRNRLMTVPVYDYVLMTEPLSPRQLADIGWGDRQGIGDLANQFHYYRLSKDHRILFGGYDAIYHYGRKVRSEYENRPETWQRLASHFFTTFPQLEGLRFSHQWAGAIDTSTQFTAFFGTARDDRVAYAAGFTGLGVGSTRFAAEVMLDLLEGRDNERTSLEMVRKRPLPFPPEPAASIGINATRWSLDRADHNRGRRNLLLKTLDALGLGFDS, translated from the coding sequence GTGGGAACGACCGTCTTCGAACGACGCCGGCCACCGGCATCCGTCGTCAGCCATTCGCTCGAGCGCACGGCGCGGTCGGTGTTCTGGCTCGACGACCTGCCCGCGGGAGCAGTGGGCGGGCGTCCGAAGCTCGCGGGCCACCGTGTCGCCGACCTCGTCATCGTCGGCGGCGGCTACACCGGCCTCTGGAGCGCGGTGCTCGCCAAGCGCCGCAATCCGAACGCCCGAGTCGTGCTCGTCGAGGCGAAGTCGATCGGCTGGGCGGCGTCCGGGCGCAACGGCGGCTTCTGCGAGGCGAGCCTCACGCACGGGCAAGAGAACGGCATGGCGCGCTGGCCGAAGGAGATGGCGACGCTCGACCGGCTCGGCCTGGCGAATCTCGACGCGATCGAGGCGGCAGAGGCCGACTACGGCATGGACTTCCACTTCGAACGCACGGGCCAGCTGGCGCCGGCGGTCGAAGAGCACCAGGTGGAGTGGTTGCGCGAGTGGCACGCAGAGGCGACGGAACGCGGCGAGGAAGGCGTCGTCTACCTCGACGAGCACGAGGCGCAGGCGGCCGTCGCCTCCCCGACGTACCTCGCCGCGGTCTGGGAGCAACGCACGAACGGCATGCTGCACCCGGCACGCCTGGCGTCGGAGCTCGCGCGGGTCGCCGAAGAGCTCGGCGTCGAGATCTTCGAGCACTCCCCCGTGAAGCGGCTCGACACCCCGGGTTCGACCGGTGCCGTCTCGATGATCACCGACGACGGCAGGGTCGACGCGGAGCGCGCCGTGCTCGCGACGAACGTCTTCCCGTCGCTCGTGAAGCGCAATCGCCTGATGACCGTGCCGGTCTACGACTACGTGCTCATGACCGAGCCGCTCTCGCCACGGCAGCTCGCCGACATCGGCTGGGGCGATCGCCAGGGCATCGGCGACCTGGCGAACCAGTTCCACTACTACCGACTCTCGAAAGACCACCGCATCCTGTTCGGCGGGTACGACGCGATCTACCACTACGGCCGCAAGGTGCGTTCGGAGTACGAGAACCGCCCCGAGACCTGGCAGCGGCTCGCGAGCCACTTCTTCACGACCTTCCCGCAGCTCGAGGGCCTGCGGTTCAGCCACCAGTGGGCGGGTGCGATCGACACGAGCACGCAGTTCACGGCGTTCTTCGGCACCGCGCGCGACGACCGCGTCGCCTACGCGGCAGGGTTCACGGGGCTCGGCGTCGGATCGACCCGATTCGCGGCCGAGGTCATGCTCGACCTGCTCGAGGGCCGCGACAACGAGCGCACCTCGCTCGAGATGGTGCGCAAGCGCCCGCTGCCCTTCCCGCCCGAGCCCGCCGCATCGATCGGCATCAACGCGACGCGCTGGTCGCTCGACCGCGCCGACCACAACCGCGGCAGGCGCAACCTGCTGCTGAAGACCCTCGACGCCCTCGGACTGGGGTTCGACTCGTGA
- a CDS encoding glycoside hydrolase family 16 protein, translating to MPFLTPLPSESLEFDADFSGPDLDPKQWLPVYLPQWSSRERTRARYDIGDGVLRLRVDADQPAWSPEFDGVTRVSNLQTAVRSGAVGSMSGQHPFRDGLVVREAQPDVRLYTPRFGRIEVVAAVDGIDEHAMAALWLIGVEDEPEQSAEICVFEIFGRDIRDDGSALVGLGVHPFRDPAIVDDFERVPFAGDVREPHRYAVEWRADGIVFAIDDEVVKRVVQSPQYPMQLMLDVFAFPPEQPERAAYPESFAVHAVRGWRLD from the coding sequence ATGCCGTTCCTCACGCCGCTCCCGTCGGAGTCGCTCGAGTTCGACGCCGACTTCTCCGGCCCAGACCTCGACCCGAAGCAGTGGTTGCCGGTCTATCTGCCGCAATGGTCGAGCCGTGAGCGCACGCGCGCCCGGTACGACATCGGCGACGGGGTGCTGCGGTTGCGGGTCGATGCCGATCAGCCGGCGTGGTCGCCCGAGTTCGACGGCGTCACCCGGGTGTCGAACCTGCAGACGGCCGTGCGATCAGGGGCGGTCGGGTCGATGTCGGGGCAGCATCCGTTTCGCGATGGCCTCGTGGTGCGCGAGGCGCAGCCCGACGTGCGACTGTACACACCGAGGTTCGGGCGCATCGAGGTCGTCGCGGCGGTCGACGGCATCGACGAGCACGCCATGGCGGCGCTGTGGTTGATCGGCGTCGAAGACGAACCAGAGCAATCCGCCGAGATCTGCGTGTTCGAGATCTTCGGCCGTGACATTCGCGACGATGGCAGCGCCCTCGTCGGGCTGGGCGTCCACCCGTTCCGCGACCCCGCGATCGTCGACGATTTCGAGCGGGTGCCGTTCGCCGGCGACGTGCGCGAGCCGCACCGCTATGCGGTCGAGTGGCGGGCCGACGGCATCGTCTTCGCGATCGACGACGAGGTCGTGAAGCGCGTCGTGCAGTCACCGCAGTACCCGATGCAGCTCATGCTCGACGTGTTCGCCTTCCCGCCCGAGCAGCCCGAGCGAGCGGCGTATCCCGAATCGTTCGCGGTGCACGCCGTGCGCGGGTGGCGGCTCGACTGA
- a CDS encoding helix-turn-helix transcriptional regulator has protein sequence MVIADRTGSAARTAALDAPATGADTVEPASDDVDSLTLGRRIREHRTARGMTLGELASAIDRAPSQVSAIENGKREPRLSMLRTIALALGTTVDELLRTDAPSERAALEIAVERAQRGPVFAALGLPPFRVAKGMNDQTLQTILSLHNEIDRLHRERAATPEEARRANAQLRAEMRGRDNFYAELETKAAELLEAVGHTGGPVSHQLVADMASHLGYSLHYVGDLPHSTRTVTDKRNGRIYLPTQQSPSRDSRSPILQALASHLLGHEEPRGYADFLRQRIETNYLTAAILLPEQAAVRFLSEAKNLRRISMEELRDAFAVSYETAAHRFTNLATARLDIPVHFMKVHESGTIIKAYENDRVRFPSDALGAVEGTTVCRNWTARTVFDVEDRFSPWYQYTDTPSGTFWCTSRIEKAKEGEYSVSVGVPFEHVKWFRGRETSHRAVSRCPDPACCQAPAGLAERWADASWPAARTPTSLLAALPTGTFPGVDQTEVYQFLEAHAPH, from the coding sequence ATGGTCATCGCGGATCGAACGGGTTCGGCGGCACGCACCGCCGCACTCGATGCGCCCGCCACCGGCGCCGACACCGTCGAGCCGGCTTCAGACGACGTCGACTCGCTCACGCTCGGACGCCGCATCCGCGAGCACCGCACCGCCCGCGGCATGACCCTCGGCGAACTCGCCTCGGCGATCGACCGGGCGCCGTCCCAGGTCTCCGCGATCGAGAACGGCAAGCGCGAGCCCCGGCTCTCGATGCTGCGCACGATCGCCCTCGCGCTCGGCACGACCGTCGACGAACTGCTCCGAACGGATGCCCCGTCGGAGCGCGCGGCCCTCGAGATCGCCGTCGAACGCGCCCAGCGCGGCCCGGTCTTCGCCGCTCTCGGACTCCCGCCCTTCCGTGTCGCGAAGGGCATGAACGACCAGACCCTGCAGACCATCCTGAGCCTGCACAACGAGATCGATCGGCTGCACCGCGAGCGTGCCGCGACGCCCGAGGAGGCCCGCCGGGCCAACGCCCAGCTGCGCGCCGAGATGCGCGGTCGCGACAACTTCTACGCCGAGCTCGAGACGAAGGCAGCGGAGCTGCTCGAGGCGGTGGGCCACACGGGAGGGCCGGTCTCGCACCAGCTCGTGGCCGACATGGCGAGCCACCTCGGGTATTCGCTGCACTACGTCGGCGACCTGCCGCACTCGACCCGCACGGTGACCGACAAGCGCAACGGGCGCATCTACCTGCCGACCCAGCAGTCGCCGTCGCGCGACTCGCGCTCGCCCATCCTGCAGGCGCTCGCGAGCCACCTGCTCGGCCACGAGGAGCCGCGCGGCTACGCCGACTTCCTGCGCCAGCGCATCGAGACCAACTACCTCACGGCCGCGATCCTGCTGCCCGAACAGGCCGCGGTGCGCTTCCTCAGCGAAGCGAAGAACCTGCGCCGCATCTCGATGGAAGAGCTGCGCGACGCGTTCGCCGTCTCGTACGAGACCGCGGCGCACCGCTTCACGAACCTCGCGACGGCCCGCCTCGACATCCCCGTGCACTTCATGAAGGTGCACGAGTCGGGCACCATCATCAAGGCCTACGAGAACGACCGCGTGCGATTCCCCTCCGACGCGCTGGGCGCCGTCGAGGGCACCACGGTCTGCCGCAACTGGACCGCCCGCACCGTCTTCGACGTCGAGGACCGCTTCAGCCCGTGGTACCAGTACACCGACACGCCATCGGGCACCTTCTGGTGCACCTCCCGCATCGAGAAGGCGAAGGAGGGCGAGTACTCGGTGTCGGTCGGCGTGCCGTTCGAGCACGTGAAGTGGTTCCGCGGCCGCGAGACATCCCATCGTGCGGTGTCGCGCTGCCCCGATCCCGCCTGTTGCCAGGCGCCCGCCGGCCTCGCCGAGCGATGGGCGGATGCCTCGTGGCCCGCCGCGCGCACCCCGACGAGCCTGCTCGCGGCGCTGCCTACCGGCACCTTCCCGGGCGTTGACCAGACCGAGGTGTACCAGTTCCTCGAGGCGCACGCGCCGCACTGA
- a CDS encoding NAD-dependent epimerase/dehydratase family protein, producing MRILLTGGTGYIGSSLLDTLVASGHEVVAVVRSADAAARVRAQGAAPLEGEVTDAAWFGSALDDVDAAVHTAAPETGAEAFNSAVVDTVIEHFGGTGKRFVLTSGIWEFGAGEAIDDDGPLGPTALVVWRLPIEERLLASSVDATIVAPGVVYGHGRGLASLITDAPRTEAGELRLIGDGRQHWTWVHADDLARLFELALTHDSPLGRLIGSDGNPTAVRALAEAVAGGAGVAAEPVEATRNRFGAAFADALLLDQRAFGGKARALGWAPAHTSVIEEELARASAV from the coding sequence ATGCGAATTCTCCTCACCGGTGGAACCGGGTACATCGGCTCGTCCCTGCTCGACACCCTGGTCGCCTCGGGGCATGAGGTCGTCGCCGTCGTGCGCAGCGCCGACGCGGCCGCCCGAGTTCGTGCACAGGGCGCCGCCCCGCTCGAAGGCGAGGTGACGGATGCCGCGTGGTTCGGTTCCGCGCTCGACGACGTCGACGCGGCGGTGCACACGGCGGCGCCCGAGACGGGTGCCGAGGCGTTCAACTCGGCCGTCGTCGACACGGTCATCGAGCACTTCGGCGGTACCGGCAAGCGATTCGTGCTCACGAGCGGCATCTGGGAGTTCGGGGCGGGTGAGGCGATCGACGACGACGGGCCGCTCGGCCCCACCGCGCTGGTCGTCTGGCGCCTGCCCATCGAGGAGCGGCTGCTCGCGTCATCCGTCGACGCGACGATCGTCGCGCCCGGGGTCGTCTACGGCCACGGCCGGGGTCTCGCGAGCCTCATCACCGACGCGCCCCGCACCGAGGCCGGCGAGCTGCGGCTCATCGGCGACGGCCGCCAGCACTGGACCTGGGTTCACGCCGACGACCTCGCGCGGCTCTTCGAGCTCGCCCTGACGCACGACTCCCCGCTCGGCCGCCTCATCGGCAGCGACGGCAACCCGACCGCCGTGCGCGCGCTCGCCGAAGCGGTCGCGGGCGGGGCAGGAGTCGCCGCCGAGCCCGTCGAGGCCACGCGCAACCGGTTCGGCGCCGCGTTCGCCGACGCGCTCCTGCTCGATCAGCGAGCCTTCGGCGGCAAGGCCCGCGCCCTCGGATGGGCGCCGGCGCACACGAGCGTGATCGAAGAGGAGCTCGCCCGGGCCTCCGCCGTGTGA
- the aceA gene encoding isocitrate lyase, with the protein MSTTNRPGDQTQTAAELQLEWDANPRWSDVSRDYTAEDVIALRGPVREERTLAKRGAEKLWNDIQQNTGTAFAPQAEPQWSAALGALTGNQAVQQVRAGLKAIYLSGWQVAADANLSGQTYPDQSLYPANSVPAVVRRINNALLRAGQIEQGTDDRDWMAPIVADAEAGFGGPLNAYELMHQMIEAGAAGVHWEDQLASEKKCGHMGGKVLVPTGQHIRTINAARLAADVAGVPSIIIARTDALAATLLTSDHDERDKPFVSGERTAEGFYEVQNGIEPVIARGLAYAEYADLLWVESAEPDLDLARRFAEAVHEKFPGKRLSYNCSPSFNWKRHLDDDQIAKFQRELASMGYAFQFITLAGFHALNHSMFTLAKDYNERHMSAYVELQEAEFASEKHGYTATRHQREVGTGYFDQIATALNPNSATLALVGSTEEEQF; encoded by the coding sequence ATGAGCACCACGAACCGCCCCGGCGACCAGACCCAGACCGCAGCCGAGCTGCAGCTCGAGTGGGACGCGAACCCCCGGTGGAGCGACGTCAGCCGCGACTACACCGCCGAAGACGTCATCGCCCTCCGCGGCCCCGTTCGTGAGGAGCGCACGCTCGCGAAGCGCGGCGCCGAGAAGCTCTGGAACGACATCCAGCAGAACACCGGCACGGCCTTCGCCCCTCAGGCGGAGCCCCAGTGGTCGGCCGCCCTCGGCGCCCTCACCGGAAACCAGGCCGTGCAGCAGGTGCGCGCCGGCCTCAAGGCGATCTACCTCTCGGGCTGGCAGGTCGCGGCCGACGCGAACCTCTCGGGCCAGACCTACCCCGACCAGTCGCTCTACCCCGCGAACTCGGTGCCGGCGGTCGTGCGTCGCATCAACAACGCGCTGCTGCGCGCCGGCCAGATCGAGCAGGGCACCGACGACCGTGACTGGATGGCCCCGATCGTCGCCGACGCCGAGGCCGGCTTCGGCGGACCGCTGAACGCCTACGAGCTCATGCACCAGATGATCGAGGCCGGCGCGGCGGGCGTGCACTGGGAAGACCAGCTCGCGAGCGAGAAGAAGTGCGGCCACATGGGCGGCAAGGTGCTGGTTCCCACGGGCCAGCACATCCGCACCATCAACGCGGCCCGACTCGCGGCGGATGTCGCCGGCGTGCCGTCGATCATCATCGCCCGCACCGACGCGCTCGCCGCGACCCTGCTCACGAGCGACCACGACGAGCGCGACAAGCCCTTCGTCTCGGGGGAGCGCACCGCCGAGGGCTTCTACGAGGTGCAGAACGGCATCGAGCCGGTCATCGCCCGCGGCCTCGCCTACGCCGAGTACGCCGACCTGCTCTGGGTCGAGTCGGCCGAGCCCGACCTCGACCTCGCCCGCCGCTTCGCCGAGGCCGTGCACGAGAAGTTCCCGGGCAAGCGCCTGAGCTACAACTGCTCGCCCTCGTTCAACTGGAAGCGCCACCTCGACGACGACCAGATCGCGAAGTTCCAGCGCGAGCTCGCCTCGATGGGCTACGCGTTCCAGTTCATCACCCTCGCGGGCTTCCACGCCCTCAACCACTCCATGTTCACGCTCGCCAAGGACTACAACGAGCGGCACATGAGCGCCTACGTCGAACTCCAGGAGGCGGAATTCGCCTCGGAGAAGCACGGCTACACCGCAACGCGCCACCAGCGCGAGGTCGGCACCGGCTACTTCGACCAGATCGCCACGGCGCTGAACCCCAACAGCGCAACGCTCGCACTCGTCGGATCGACCGAGGAAGAACAGTTCTGA
- the aceB gene encoding malate synthase A: MNTTPSMTFERADAAASGSQFEPKPATGSFQTVEPRIEITAPLGERYDEILTPEALAFLAELHDRFAGTRHELLAARLQTRVDAANGRDPKFLPETEWIRDDSSWRVAGAGPGLEDRRVEITGPTDRKMAINALNSGAKVWLADQEDATSPTWPNVIEGQLSLFDALRGRLEFTSPEGKQYRVTAEETPTIVMRPRGWHLVEKHLKFHDRAGRAMHASGSLVDFGLYFFHNAQALIAAGRGPYFYLPKLESHHEARLWNDIFVFAQTRLGIPQGTVRATVLIETIQAAFEMDEILYELRDHCAGLNAGRWDYIFSIVKTFRSRGRRWVLPDRKAITMTVPFMRAYTELLVATCHKRGAHAIGGMSAFIPNRRDPEVTARALAAVSADKRREAGDGFDGTWVAHPDLIPTARAEFDAVLGDKPNQLDRLRDDVHVTAAELLDIPSIGGEVTEGGVQDNISIGIRYIESWLRGTGAAAIDNLMEDAATAEISRSQVWQWLNENTVTAEGTRIDQTSIVRLMAAAVAELPRFEGDRFDDAISVFRTVALEPEFPTFLTVGAYARFL; this comes from the coding sequence ATGAACACCACACCCAGCATGACGTTCGAGCGAGCGGATGCCGCGGCATCCGGATCCCAGTTCGAGCCGAAGCCCGCCACCGGCAGCTTCCAGACCGTCGAACCGCGCATCGAGATCACCGCGCCGCTCGGTGAGCGCTACGACGAGATCCTCACGCCCGAGGCGCTCGCGTTCCTCGCCGAGCTGCACGACCGCTTCGCCGGCACCCGGCACGAGCTGCTCGCCGCACGCCTGCAGACCCGGGTCGATGCCGCCAACGGTCGCGACCCGAAGTTCCTGCCCGAGACGGAGTGGATCCGCGACGACAGCAGCTGGCGCGTCGCCGGCGCCGGGCCCGGCCTCGAGGACCGCCGCGTGGAGATCACCGGACCGACCGACCGCAAGATGGCGATCAACGCGCTGAACTCGGGCGCGAAGGTCTGGCTCGCCGACCAGGAGGACGCGACGAGCCCGACCTGGCCGAACGTCATCGAGGGCCAGCTGAGCCTCTTCGACGCGCTGCGCGGCCGCCTCGAGTTCACGAGCCCCGAAGGCAAGCAGTACCGCGTCACCGCGGAGGAGACGCCGACGATCGTGATGCGACCGCGCGGCTGGCACCTCGTCGAGAAGCACCTGAAGTTCCACGACCGTGCGGGGCGCGCGATGCACGCCTCGGGCTCGCTCGTCGACTTCGGCCTGTACTTCTTCCACAACGCGCAGGCGCTCATCGCCGCGGGGCGCGGGCCGTACTTCTACCTGCCGAAGCTCGAGTCGCACCATGAGGCCCGGCTGTGGAACGACATCTTCGTCTTCGCCCAGACGCGGCTCGGCATCCCGCAGGGCACGGTGCGGGCGACGGTGCTGATCGAGACGATCCAGGCCGCGTTCGAGATGGACGAGATCCTCTACGAACTGCGCGACCACTGCGCGGGCCTGAACGCCGGCCGCTGGGACTACATCTTCTCGATCGTGAAGACGTTCCGTTCGCGCGGTCGCCGCTGGGTGCTGCCCGACCGCAAGGCGATCACGATGACGGTGCCGTTCATGCGGGCCTACACCGAGCTGCTCGTCGCGACGTGCCACAAGCGCGGCGCGCACGCCATCGGCGGCATGAGCGCGTTCATCCCGAACCGCCGCGACCCCGAGGTGACCGCCCGTGCGCTCGCCGCGGTGTCGGCCGACAAGCGCCGGGAGGCCGGCGACGGCTTCGACGGCACGTGGGTCGCGCACCCCGACCTGATCCCCACGGCTCGGGCGGAGTTCGACGCGGTGCTCGGCGACAAGCCGAACCAGCTCGACCGCTTGCGCGATGACGTGCACGTGACCGCGGCCGAGCTGCTCGACATCCCGTCGATCGGCGGCGAGGTCACCGAGGGCGGCGTGCAGGACAACATCTCGATCGGCATCCGCTACATCGAGTCGTGGCTGCGCGGCACGGGCGCCGCGGCGATCGACAACCTCATGGAGGATGCCGCGACGGCCGAGATCTCGCGTTCGCAGGTCTGGCAGTGGCTCAACGAGAACACGGTCACGGCCGAGGGCACCCGTATCGACCAGACGTCGATCGTTCGGCTCATGGCGGCCGCGGTCGCCGAACTGCCGCGCTTCGAGGGCGACCGGTTCGACGACGCGATCTCGGTGTTCCGCACCGTCGCCCTCGAGCCCGAGTTCCCGACGTTCCTCACGGTGGGCGCCTACGCGCGCTTCCTCTGA